In Bradyrhizobium manausense, the sequence CGTCAGGTGGTGGCGACACTTCGAAATGTTGCCGCCACCGCACGCAGCGCCGCGAGTTTTGCGGGATCGCTGACCTTCGAATGCAGCATCACTTTCGAGCTGCCGAGTTTGGGTAGCTTGAGCGAGGGTCCGATGTCGACCAGACCGGGAGGTGCGATCCGTCGCGCCAGCGGCGCAATCGCAAGTCCGGCAAGTGCGGCTGCCACCACGGCGGTGACACCACCGCCGACAAAGCGCTCGCGCCAGGCGATGCCGGCCCTGTCGAGCGCGCGCACGGCGACGGCGCGGACGCCGCAGGGCGGGGCGAGAGTTGCGAGCGACAAACGCTCGCCCTTCGGCAGCGTGAAGCGCCGCGCTGCGAACCAGCCGAACTCGTCCTCGGTCAGCTTCTCGCCGCCGCGGCGGCTGCCTTCCTGGCGGACGATCACCGCGTCGAACTCGCCGGCGTCATAAGCATCCTGCATCTCGCGCGAAAAACCGATGGTGACGGCAAGCGTCAGGCTTGACGACGTCGCGTGCAGCCGTTCGAGCAGCGGCACCAGTTCAGGGCCCGCCGCGTGATCAGAGATCCCGAGCGAGAGCGATTGCGCCGCCGGCGCTTCGCCCGACAGCGCGCGGTCATGCGCCGCCATCAGCGCGCGGGCGCGATCGAGGAAGCTGGCGCCCTCGGCCGTGAGGCGGACCGCGCGCGGCGAGCGTTCGACGAGGCGTTTGCCCAGCAATGTCTCCAGCCGCTGCAACTTGAGGCTGACGGCTGCCTGCGTCGTGCCGAGCGCTTCGGCGGCGCGGGTAAAACTCTGGAGGTCGGCAACCAGGAGGAAAGCCTGGATCGTGGCGATGTCGAGGGTGGCTGTCATTTTAAATGGTTATCACTGGTATCATCAGAGATAAGATACCAAAATGATGAAGCAAGGTCTAGTTTCTCACCAACGCCGCGCAAACAGCGCGACATCTTGAGGAGAACGACAATGCCCCTGATCACCGTGTCCTACACCTCGTCCCGCCAGTCGCCCTCGCTGAAGGCCGACATCGCGAGCGCGGTGTCCGAGCTCACAGCAAAGATCCTGCACAAGGATCCCAAGGTCACCGCCATCATCGTGAAGTCGGTCGATGCGAGCGACTGGTTCGCCGGCGGCAAGTCACTCGCCGACGAGAGGCTCGCCAGCTACTGGATCGACATCCACATCACCGAAGGCACCAACACCAAGGACGAGAAGGCCGCCTATCTCGCCGCGATGTTCAAGCGCATGGCCGAGGTTTTGGGCCCGCTGCATCCCGAGACCTACCTGCACGTCGACGAGGTCAAGGGCGACGCCTACGGCTTTGGCGGCCTGACCCAGGAGCGCCGCTACATCGCCGGCAAGCTCGAGGTGCCGCTGAAGGCCGCGTGAGGCTTTTGAGCCGCGGGCGAGCCGTCTCGCCCGCGGCTCGTTCGTCAGCTCGCGGCCCGGAACTGGACTTCGGAATTGTTCAGGAAGCAGGTCTTGTCGAACAGCCTGAGGTCCAGCGGGTTCGGCAGCCTGACGTCGCTGAGATCAGGGCAGGGCTTGATGGCGGGATCATAGGACCGGTCGATCTGCGAGATGAAAACGACGATCAGTCCCTTGTCGCGCGCGAAAGATTTCAACGCCCGCACCTGGACCGTGAGATCAGGGCTTTCCCGCCGCTGGTCGAGCAGTTGCAGATAGTCGATCACGACGACGGTGCCGCGCGGCGCAGCAGCCATCTGCTTGACGATGTAATCGGCGCTGATCGCGTCGGAGCAGTCGATCTCGAACAGCCTGTCGAACTGCGCCGGCTCCGCGCCGATCGCGCGCAAGCGGTCCAGCACGTCTTTCTCGGTGTATTCGAGTGAGAAGAACGCCGCGCGACGACCTGATTTCATGGCCTCCACGGCGAGCTCGAGGCTCATCAGCGTCTTGCCCTGGCCGGGACGGGCGCCGACCAGCACCAGATCGCCAGGCTGGAATTGCGGGAACAGCTTATTCGCCGGCGTGAGCGCTGCGGCCTTCGCCGCGAGCATGCTCCAGGCGGAAAACCCTTCCGTCGCGGCGATGCAGTCGAGCGCATCGTGGAGCGGAATGCCTTGCTCGCGGGACAGTCGCTTTGCTCTTCGCTTGAGATGATAGATCGGGGCCGACAGTTTCATGGTCAGAACCTCCTGATGCGAGCAGAAAGCGCATTCCCT encodes:
- a CDS encoding LysR family transcriptional regulator, producing the protein MTATLDIATIQAFLLVADLQSFTRAAEALGTTQAAVSLKLQRLETLLGKRLVERSPRAVRLTAEGASFLDRARALMAAHDRALSGEAPAAQSLSLGISDHAAGPELVPLLERLHATSSSLTLAVTIGFSREMQDAYDAGEFDAVIVRQEGSRRGGEKLTEDEFGWFAARRFTLPKGERLSLATLAPPCGVRAVAVRALDRAGIAWRERFVGGGVTAVVAAALAGLAIAPLARRIAPPGLVDIGPSLKLPKLGSSKVMLHSKVSDPAKLAALRAVAATFRSVATT
- a CDS encoding tautomerase family protein → MPLITVSYTSSRQSPSLKADIASAVSELTAKILHKDPKVTAIIVKSVDASDWFAGGKSLADERLASYWIDIHITEGTNTKDEKAAYLAAMFKRMAEVLGPLHPETYLHVDEVKGDAYGFGGLTQERRYIAGKLEVPLKAA
- a CDS encoding DNA helicase; the encoded protein is MKLSAPIYHLKRRAKRLSREQGIPLHDALDCIAATEGFSAWSMLAAKAAALTPANKLFPQFQPGDLVLVGARPGQGKTLMSLELAVEAMKSGRRAAFFSLEYTEKDVLDRLRAIGAEPAQFDRLFEIDCSDAISADYIVKQMAAAPRGTVVVIDYLQLLDQRRESPDLTVQVRALKSFARDKGLIVVFISQIDRSYDPAIKPCPDLSDVRLPNPLDLRLFDKTCFLNNSEVQFRAAS